From one Humulus lupulus chromosome 8, drHumLupu1.1, whole genome shotgun sequence genomic stretch:
- the LOC133798070 gene encoding putative glycine-rich cell wall structural protein 1 yields the protein MHPNTLHFTLFLLLLTGTGLAYHSGTGGTNRKMSSEPAGGGGNPSGASGSAHGPNWDYSWGWGSSPGAGWGYGSGSGRSPTGFGKGFGFGSGSGTGSGSGSGFGYGSGGAHGGGYGYGAGSGNSGGGGGGSPGTLNHSPATSRDGNHHG from the coding sequence ATGCATCCCAATACACTCCATTTCACTCTCTTTCTTCTCTTGCTCACTGGAACTGGTTTGGCATATCATTCAGGAACAGGTGGCACTAACAGGAAAATGTCTTCTGAACCAGCTGGGGGTGGCGGGAATCCAAGTGGGGCGAGTGGTTCAGCTCATGGTCCTAACTGGGACTACAGCTGGGGTTGGGGGTCAAGCCCAGGAGCTGGATGGGGTTATGGTTCCGGGTCTGGTAGGTCTCCAACCGGGTTCGGTAAGGGCTTTGGTTTTGGTTCTGGTTCTGGGACTGGGTCCGGTTCTGGCTCAGGTTTTGGCTATGGTTCAGGTGGGGCTCATGGTGGTGGATATGGCTATGGTGCTGGTTCTGGAAATTCaggtggtggaggtggtggtaGTCCAGGCACTCTGAATCACTCGCCAGCAACTTCAAGGGATGGAAATCACCATGGCTGA